A genomic window from Eptesicus fuscus isolate TK198812 chromosome 19, DD_ASM_mEF_20220401, whole genome shotgun sequence includes:
- the LOC129147232 gene encoding protein FAM170A-like, whose product MKHKKKQKHLEGPCNTQEDTPQRQSPVEAAACRQAAGERPDFPKGFIGVFSPLKRPRLEKDGPYNTKDDAPQPKSPEEIPSCGQGAREKSAFSEPFVCVFSPSKRPRLHEDGRCVSQDNVPQPESPVEAAACSQAAGEKPAFSGHPTAVSTPSKRARPDEEEMKELPVSQHSEPTEDSSDYLQTYIPSHSLNKNEPFQSPVHGTDVRPMKMYYMRVQLERGVAVLFHTKEGMVPPSKKIKMEEMTYLGKVHKDVPFSHMSEKEHLIAREPMLDSRAQEKRGEADRPAQPPALSGYPRAKTPEWLVALDSGFRCMACCRVFPSLEVLQEHVECGVREGFSCHVFHRAMAHLKYKERMRKKKERKRKATFRF is encoded by the exons ATGAAGCataagaaaaaacagaaacatctGGAAG GACCATGCAACACCCAAGAGGACACGCCTCAGCGTCAGTCACCTGTGGAGGCCGCAGCCTGTCGTCAGGCAGCAGGAGAAAGGCCTGACTTCCCTAAAGGTTTCATCGGTGTCTTCTCCCCATTGAAGCGTCCCCGTCTTGAGAAGGATG GACCATACAACACCAAAGACGATGCACCTCAACCAAAGTCACCTGAGGAGATCCCATCCTGTGGTCAAGGAGCAAGAGAAAAGTCTGCCTTCTCTGAACCTTTCGTCTGTGTTTTCTCACCATCTAAGCGTCCCCGTCTTCATGAGGATG GACGCTGCGTCAGCCAAGACAACGTGCCCCAGCCTGAGTCGCCCGTGGAGGCCGCAGCCTGTAGTCAGGCAGCAGGAGAAAAGCCTGCCTTCTCAGGACATCCTACCGCTgtctccaccccatccaagcgtGCCCGTCCTGATGAGGAAG AAATGAAGGAGCTGCCTGTATCCCAGCACTCGGAGCCAACGGAGGACTCCTCTGACTATTTACAGACCTACATTCCGTCCCATTCACTTAATAAGAACGAGCCCTTTCAGTCCCCAGTACATGGGACAGATGTGAGGCCCATGAAAATGTACTATATGCGTGTACAATTGGAAAGGGGTGTGGCCGTCTTATTCCATACAAAGGAAGGGATGGTGCCGCCCTCAAAAAAGATCAAAATGGAAGAAATGACCTATCTTGGAAAGGTCCATAAAGATGTCCCTTTCTCTCACATGTCTGAGAAGGAACACCTAATTGCCCGTGAGCCGATGTTAGACAGCAGAGCCcaggagaaaaggggggaggcTGACCGTCCAGCACAGCCTCCAGCTCTAAGCGGGTATCCCAGGGCTAAGACGCCCGAGTGGCTGGTGGCCCTGGACAGTGGGTTCAGGTGCATGGCCTGCTGCCGGGTGTTCCCCAGCCTAGAAGTCCTCCAGGAGCATGTGGAGTGcggggtcagggagggcttcagCTGCCATGTTTTCCATAGGGCCATGGCTCATCTCAAGTACAAAGAGCGtatgaggaagaagaaggagagaaaaaggaaggcaaCATTTAGATTCTAG